One genomic window of Rhinolophus ferrumequinum isolate MPI-CBG mRhiFer1 chromosome 23, mRhiFer1_v1.p, whole genome shotgun sequence includes the following:
- the MATN4 gene encoding matrilin-4: MRVLPCSPLPVLLLLLQPWETQLQFAGPRCRTGPLDLVFVIDSSRSVRPFEFETMRQFLMGLLRGLDLGPNATRVGVIQYSSQVQSVFRLGAFSRREDMERAIRALVPLAQGTMTGLAIQYAMNVAFSVAEGARPPEARVPRVAVIVTDGRPQDRVAEVAAQARARGIEIYAVGVQRADVGSLRAMASPPLDEHVFLVESFDLIQEFGLQFQGRLCGKDLCAEGGHGCQHQCVSSPGTSYCACNTGYQLAADNKSCLAIDHCSFGNHSCQHECVNTLGGPRCHCREGHDLLPDGKSCQARDLCNGVDHGCEFQCVSEGLTYRCLCPEGRQLQADGKSCNRCREGHVDLVLLVDGSKSVRPQNFELVKRFVNQIVDFLDVSPEGTRVGLVQFSSRVRTEFPLGRYGTAEEVKQAVLAIEYMERGTMTGLALRHMVEHSFSEAQGARPRVLNVPRVGLVFTDGRSQDDISVWAARAKEEGIVMYAVGVGKAVEEELREIASEPAELHVSYSPDFNTMTHLLENLKGSICPEEGISAGTELRSPCECESLVEFQGRTLGALESLTQSLAQLMARLEDLENQLATHK, translated from the exons ATGAGGGTCCTTCCATGCTCACCACTGCCTGTGTTGCTGCTCCTTCTCCAGCCTTGGGAAACCCAGCTCCAGTTCGCAG GTCCCAGGTGCCGTACTGGGCCCCTAGATTTGGTGTTCGTGATTGACAGCTCGCGCAGCGTGCGCCCCTTCGAGTTCGAGACGATGCGACAGTTCCTGATGGGCCTGCTCCGCGGCCTGGATTTGGGGCCCAACGCGACACGCGTCGGCGTAATCCAGTATTCCAGCCAAGTGCAGAGCGTCTTCCGGCTCGGCGCCTTCTCGCGCCGCGAGGATATGGAGCGCGCCATTCGAGCTCTGGTGCCGCTGGCGCAGGGCACCATGACCGGGCTGGCCATCCAGTACGCCATGAACGTGGCCTTCAGCGTGGCCGAAGGCGCGCGCCCGCCGGAGGCGCGCGTGCCGCGTGTCGCTGTCATTGTGACTGACGGGCGGCCCCAGGATCGCGTGGCAGAGGTGGCGGCGCAGGCGCGCGCCCGCGGCATTGAAATCTATGCTGTGGGGGTGCAGCGCGCGGACGTGGGCTCCCTGCGCGCCATGGCCTCTCCCCCGCTGGACGAGCACGTCTTCCTAGTTGAGTCCTTTGACCTTATCCAGGAGTTTGGCCTGCAGTTCCAGGGCCGGCTGTGTG GCAAGGACCTGTGTGCTGAGGGGGGACACGGCTGCCAGCACCAATGTGTCAGCTCCCCAGGCACATCCTACTGTGCCTGCAACACCGGCTACCAGCTAGCAGCAGATAACAAGAGCTGTTTGG CCATTGACCACTGCAGCTTTGGGAACCACAGTTGCCAACATGAGTGTGTTAACACCCTTGGTGGGCCACGGTGCCACTGCAGAGAGGGCCATGACTTGCTGCCTGATGGAAAGAGCTGTCAGG CCCGGGACCTTTGCAATGGTGTAGACCATGGATGCGAATTCCAGTGTGTGAGTGAGGGTCTCACCTACCGCTGCCTGTGCCCTGAGGGGCGGCAACTCCAGGCTGATGGCAAGAGCTGCAACC GATGCAGGGAAGGCCACGTGGACCTCGTTCTGCTTGTCGATGGCTCCAAGAGCGTGCGCCCGCAGAATTTTGAGCTGGTGAAGCGCTTTGTGAATCAGATCGTGGACTTCCTGGACGTGTCCCCCGAGGGCACGCGAGTGGGGCTGGTGCAATTCTCGAGTCGGGTGCGCACCGAGTTCCCCCTGGGCCGCTATGGCACTGCCGAGGAGGTGAAGCAGGCGGTCCTGGCCATAGAGTACATGGAGCGCGGTACCATGACCGGGCTGGCACTGCGCCACATGGTGGAGCACAGCTTCTCCGAGGCGCAAGGCGCGAGGCCCCGTGTCCTTAACGTGCCTCGGGTGGGCCTGGTCTTCACCGACGGCCGCTCCCAGGATGACATCTCCGTATGGGCGGCGCGGGCCAAGGAGGAAG GCATCGTCATGTACGCCGTGGGCGTGGGCAAGGCGGTGGAGGAGGAGCTGCGCGAGATCGCCTCAGAACCCGCGGAGCTGCACGTGTCCTACTCCCCAGACTTCAACACCATGACACACCTGCTGGAGAACCTCAAAGGCAGCATCTGTCCAG AGGAAGGCATCAGCGCGGGCACAGAGCTTAGGAGTCCCTGCGAATGCGAAAGCCTCGTGGAGTTCCAGGGACGAACGCTGGGGGCGCTCGAGAGTCTGACTCAGAGCC TCGCTCAGCTGATGGCGCGCCTGGAGGATCTGGAGAATCAGCTGGCCACTCATAAGTGA